The proteins below are encoded in one region of Tolumonas auensis DSM 9187:
- a CDS encoding TRAP transporter large permease, which yields MMGIGVMVVAGLIAKRRGYPVAERTTWAQIMKTAWDAVPSLFLIVIIMGGIISGLFTATEASAIAIVYTLFLAVIVYRQVKLRDLPKIILDSAVTTSVVLLLIGCSMGMSWAMANADIPYMISDAILGVSENPLVILLIINITLLIVGIFMDMTPAVLIFTPIFWPIAQEMGMDPVHFGIMMVFNLCIGILTPPVGSALFIGCSVGKVSIDKVIVQLIPFFVVLFITLMLVTYIPQLSLFLPNLLLG from the coding sequence CTGATGGGTATTGGCGTGATGGTAGTGGCCGGTCTGATCGCGAAACGTCGCGGTTATCCGGTAGCAGAACGTACAACCTGGGCTCAGATCATGAAAACCGCCTGGGATGCAGTACCATCACTGTTTCTGATCGTGATCATCATGGGTGGCATCATCTCTGGTCTTTTCACTGCCACTGAAGCATCTGCCATTGCGATTGTGTATACCCTGTTCCTCGCGGTGATTGTTTACCGTCAGGTGAAACTCCGCGATCTGCCGAAAATCATCCTGGATTCTGCGGTGACGACCTCGGTAGTGCTGCTGCTGATCGGCTGCTCGATGGGTATGTCCTGGGCCATGGCGAATGCGGATATTCCTTATATGATCAGCGATGCCATTCTGGGCGTGTCTGAGAATCCGCTGGTGATTCTGCTGATTATCAACATCACCCTGCTGATCGTCGGTATCTTCATGGATATGACCCCGGCGGTACTGATCTTCACCCCAATCTTCTGGCCTATCGCGCAGGAAATGGGCATGGATCCGGTGCACTTCGGTATCATGATGGTATTCAACCTGTGTATCGGTATTCTGACACCACCGGTCGGTAGTGCGCTGTTTATCGGTTGTTCTGTCGGTAAAGTTTCCATCGATAAAGTCATCGTGCAGTTGATCCCGTTCTTTGTGGTGCTGTTCATTACGCTGATGCTGGTAACGTACATTCCGCAACTCAGTCTGTTCCTGCCGAACCTGCTGCTTGGCTAA
- the uidA gene encoding beta-glucuronidase, translated as MLYPVNTESRGVIDLNGMWKFKLDHGNGIEDKWYESGLSDALNMAVPASYNDIGVSGEIRNHVGWVWYEREFTIPTYLTNQRIMLRFGSVTHMAKVYVNGVMVTEHKGGFLPFEAEINRYLSGGKNRITVAANNIVDETTLPVGIYKEEEVAGLGKVVRNSPNFDFFNYAGIHRPVKIYTTPYTYISDVTVVTDYDGTTGRVDYQIKHTGEQVQIQVSVLDENNQVVASGEGAAGMLLIDNVRLWQPRNAYLYTLRVVLIRDAVFIDAYEQPFGVRTVAVKNGQFLINNQPFYFKGFGKHEDSAIHGRGFDEAANVMDFQLMRWIGANSFRTAHYPYSEELMRLADREGIVVIDETPAVGLHLNFAATFFGGGEKRNTWEHIGTYEHHYEVVRDLIARDKNHPCVVMWSIANEAASEEEGAYEYFKPLVALAKDLDPQSRPITIVVHLFATPETDKVAELVDVLALNRYYGWYLQSGDLAVAKVKLREELQGWTKRCPGKPIMTTEYGADTVAGLHDVDPVMFTEEFQVEYLRANHEVFDEFAHFVGEQVWNFADFATS; from the coding sequence ATGTTATATCCTGTTAATACAGAAAGTCGTGGTGTTATTGATCTTAATGGAATGTGGAAATTTAAATTAGACCATGGAAATGGTATTGAAGATAAATGGTATGAGAGCGGATTGAGCGATGCGTTAAATATGGCCGTACCGGCTTCCTATAATGATATCGGTGTCTCAGGTGAAATCCGGAATCATGTTGGCTGGGTCTGGTATGAGCGTGAATTTACCATTCCGACGTATTTAACCAATCAGCGGATCATGTTGCGTTTCGGGTCAGTGACACATATGGCCAAAGTCTACGTGAACGGTGTAATGGTTACTGAACATAAAGGGGGTTTTTTACCGTTTGAAGCCGAAATTAACCGTTATCTGAGCGGCGGGAAAAACCGCATCACCGTCGCGGCGAATAATATTGTCGATGAAACGACGTTACCGGTGGGTATTTATAAAGAGGAAGAAGTTGCCGGACTGGGCAAGGTCGTGCGTAACAGCCCTAATTTTGACTTCTTCAACTATGCGGGTATCCATCGTCCGGTGAAGATCTACACCACCCCGTATACCTATATCAGCGATGTTACCGTGGTCACCGATTACGACGGCACGACAGGCCGCGTGGATTATCAGATCAAGCACACCGGTGAACAGGTTCAGATCCAGGTCAGCGTGCTGGATGAAAACAACCAGGTGGTTGCCAGCGGGGAAGGGGCGGCCGGGATGCTGCTGATCGACAATGTCCGCTTGTGGCAGCCACGGAATGCGTATCTCTACACACTGCGTGTTGTCCTGATCCGGGATGCGGTGTTTATTGATGCCTATGAACAGCCCTTCGGTGTCAGAACTGTTGCGGTCAAAAACGGCCAGTTTCTTATTAATAATCAGCCTTTTTATTTTAAAGGCTTTGGCAAACACGAAGATTCCGCCATTCATGGACGGGGTTTCGATGAAGCGGCCAACGTCATGGATTTCCAGCTGATGCGCTGGATTGGTGCCAACTCATTCCGCACTGCCCATTATCCTTATTCCGAAGAACTGATGCGTCTGGCTGATCGTGAAGGGATCGTTGTCATTGACGAGACACCGGCGGTGGGTCTGCACCTTAATTTTGCTGCCACGTTCTTTGGCGGCGGTGAAAAGCGCAATACCTGGGAACATATCGGTACTTATGAGCACCACTATGAAGTGGTCAGAGATCTGATTGCCCGTGATAAAAACCATCCCTGTGTGGTGATGTGGTCGATTGCCAACGAAGCAGCGTCAGAAGAAGAGGGCGCTTATGAATATTTCAAACCTCTGGTGGCATTAGCGAAAGACCTTGATCCGCAATCACGCCCAATCACGATAGTGGTACACCTGTTTGCCACACCGGAGACCGATAAAGTCGCGGAGCTGGTCGATGTGCTGGCTCTGAACCGTTACTACGGCTGGTATCTGCAAAGCGGCGATCTGGCCGTAGCAAAAGTGAAACTGCGTGAAGAGCTGCAGGGCTGGACGAAACGCTGCCCTGGTAAACCAATTATGACGACCGAATATGGTGCCGATACCGTGGCGGGTTTGCATGATGTTGATCCGGTGATGTTTACCGAAGAATTTCAGGTGGAATATCTGCGCGCCAATCACGAAGTGTTCGATGAATTTGCGCATTTCGTTGGTGAACAGGTATGGAACTTTGCGGATTTCGCGACCAGCTAA
- the uidC gene encoding glucuronide uptake porin UidC — MSHKKKTALLLGVLPLALMAAQATAAEVKSESAASKLIADSSLNLKLVNEYRNADKPSAKAPFGPEIDAWTQGFMFDFKSGKIADVVGVESNLYRIQKLSADPDKSTRWYLDDHDSFNIAGAAAVFDFASWAQFKVGRFGTDAGYGSLKYPVPLIHSASQRVVPRMAEGALWQGDFDKLHLYAMYAKAYAGGFYTDWLDEYAYNKEEEPRYNLAGVWDTGPLQLMLGAQHQQDTMNQYMGRGSYTWDAGSNAKMKAEALGLYANTIGAAKDALDVKGLDDTYLATAKLSYIFDKTTLFASAGQTGDKLPLNALRLDTDYTFPFDLSIDRNHQDMLSLQAGVNYNILPTTTLGVALLTTDGYEDYTKAVAIEGKSVNFSVMHAVDSGPLKGLKALAILNKAKEYREGSALGDTLNYYDVKLKVSYDIPVF, encoded by the coding sequence ATGTCTCATAAGAAAAAAACAGCTCTGCTATTAGGTGTATTGCCTCTGGCACTGATGGCGGCACAGGCAACCGCGGCGGAAGTTAAATCTGAATCAGCCGCGTCAAAATTAATTGCCGATTCCTCACTGAATCTGAAATTGGTGAATGAATACCGTAATGCGGATAAACCCAGTGCCAAAGCGCCTTTCGGGCCGGAAATAGATGCCTGGACCCAGGGTTTTATGTTTGATTTCAAATCCGGAAAAATTGCCGATGTGGTTGGCGTGGAAAGTAATCTCTACCGCATTCAGAAATTAAGCGCCGATCCGGATAAATCAACACGCTGGTATCTGGATGATCACGACAGTTTTAATATCGCCGGTGCGGCTGCAGTATTTGATTTTGCCAGCTGGGCACAATTTAAAGTCGGCCGGTTTGGTACCGATGCCGGTTATGGCAGCCTGAAATATCCGGTTCCGCTGATTCACTCCGCTTCACAACGCGTTGTACCTCGCATGGCGGAAGGTGCTTTGTGGCAGGGTGATTTTGATAAGCTGCATCTGTACGCCATGTATGCCAAGGCCTATGCCGGTGGTTTTTATACCGACTGGCTCGATGAATATGCCTACAACAAAGAAGAAGAACCGCGCTATAACCTGGCCGGAGTCTGGGATACCGGCCCGCTGCAGTTAATGCTGGGTGCACAGCATCAGCAAGACACCATGAACCAGTATATGGGCCGCGGCAGCTATACCTGGGATGCCGGCAGTAATGCCAAAATGAAAGCCGAAGCGTTAGGTCTGTATGCCAATACGATTGGCGCAGCCAAGGATGCTCTCGATGTCAAAGGGCTGGATGATACCTATCTGGCGACCGCAAAACTCTCTTATATCTTTGATAAAACGACATTATTTGCATCGGCTGGTCAGACTGGCGATAAGCTGCCGCTCAACGCACTGCGTCTGGATACCGATTATACTTTCCCGTTTGATCTGAGTATCGATCGTAACCATCAGGACATGTTATCCCTGCAGGCCGGGGTGAACTACAACATTCTGCCGACCACCACACTGGGTGTGGCACTGCTGACCACCGACGGTTATGAAGACTACACCAAAGCCGTGGCGATTGAAGGCAAGTCGGTGAACTTCTCGGTGATGCACGCAGTGGATTCAGGTCCGTTAAAAGGCCTGAAAGCACTGGCGATTCTGAATAAAGCGAAAGAATACCGTGAAGGCAGTGCGCTGGGTGACACGTTAAATTATTACGACGTCAAACTGAAAGTAAGTTATGACATTCCCGTGTTCTGA
- the uidB gene encoding glucuronide transporter: protein MSNVRPLTWRNVLGFGLGDVANNFAFAMGALFLLNYYTDVAGISAAAAGTMLAAVRIYDAVMDIVAGRVIDRTSTRWGRFRPFLIWGAIPLMLLSVAVFSVPAGWDATEKLIYAYVTYALLGTAYSFVNIPYGSLATVMTQQPRERARLGASRTIMASLTFVFLALVLGPVVRSVSGAELQAQLTQFTLILAVAGLVLYFLCFKSTREVVQRDIESPALKESVGTLFGNRPLMMLCLVALCVLIGYFALAASAMYYARYVLGDAKLFVTMIVIISLVGTLIAAPLVPALVGRFGKKNAFLLGLGLGAAGFTSLFLSPTTSLGMIYFSLGLGSVGVMMSMTVMWALEADTVEYGEWKTGIRIEGLTYSFFSFTRKCGQALGGSIPAFLLAGSGYIPNAATQSENALQGIQQAIALVPAAAFAIAFILMLFYPLTDKRHAELVKEIQERRANGTGSAKATSKAGVSVGQAATEIA, encoded by the coding sequence ATGAGTAACGTCCGCCCTTTAACCTGGAGAAACGTCCTTGGCTTCGGCCTCGGTGATGTCGCCAATAACTTTGCGTTCGCGATGGGTGCACTGTTTCTGCTGAACTACTACACCGATGTCGCCGGTATCAGTGCCGCCGCTGCGGGCACCATGCTGGCCGCCGTACGTATTTACGATGCGGTGATGGATATCGTGGCCGGCCGTGTTATCGACCGCACGTCCACCCGCTGGGGCCGCTTCCGTCCGTTCCTGATCTGGGGTGCGATTCCGCTGATGTTGCTGAGTGTGGCGGTATTTTCCGTACCGGCCGGCTGGGATGCGACTGAAAAGCTGATCTACGCCTATGTCACCTATGCCCTGCTGGGTACCGCGTATTCGTTCGTCAATATTCCTTACGGTTCGCTGGCCACGGTGATGACACAGCAGCCGCGTGAACGTGCCCGTCTCGGCGCTTCCCGTACCATCATGGCGTCGCTGACCTTCGTTTTCCTGGCACTGGTGCTGGGCCCGGTAGTGCGCAGTGTTTCCGGTGCCGAGCTGCAGGCGCAGCTGACGCAGTTCACGCTGATCCTGGCCGTCGCCGGTCTGGTACTGTATTTCCTCTGCTTCAAGAGCACCCGCGAAGTTGTACAACGCGATATTGAAAGCCCGGCGCTGAAAGAAAGCGTGGGCACGCTGTTTGGCAACCGTCCGCTGATGATGCTGTGTCTGGTGGCACTGTGTGTGCTGATCGGTTACTTCGCCCTGGCGGCTTCTGCCATGTACTACGCCCGTTATGTGCTGGGTGATGCCAAACTGTTTGTGACCATGATCGTCATCATCTCTCTGGTCGGTACACTGATTGCTGCACCACTGGTACCGGCACTGGTTGGCCGCTTCGGCAAGAAAAACGCGTTCCTGCTGGGTCTGGGTCTGGGGGCGGCTGGTTTCACCTCGCTGTTCCTGTCACCGACTACCAGCCTTGGCATGATTTACTTCTCACTGGGCCTGGGTTCTGTCGGCGTGATGATGTCCATGACCGTGATGTGGGCCCTGGAAGCCGATACTGTGGAATACGGCGAATGGAAAACCGGTATCCGTATCGAAGGGCTGACCTACTCCTTTTTCTCCTTTACCCGCAAATGCGGACAGGCACTGGGGGGTTCAATTCCGGCCTTCCTGCTGGCAGGCAGCGGTTATATCCCGAATGCTGCAACGCAGAGTGAAAACGCCTTACAGGGTATTCAGCAGGCTATCGCGCTGGTTCCGGCTGCTGCTTTCGCCATCGCCTTTATCCTGATGCTGTTCTATCCACTGACGGACAAACGTCACGCCGAGCTGGTAAAAGAAATTCAGGAGCGTCGTGCTAACGGTACCGGTAGCGCGAAAGCCACCAGCAAAGCCGGGGTTTCTGTCGGTCAGGCGGCAACGGAAATTGCCTGA
- a CDS encoding HupE/UreJ family protein, with amino-acid sequence MIQMLLSGCSYNISVRKLSLCLLFAFIFMFLPDAFAHGVAEGDKGFIQESSGVMIIPFIYLGAKHMVTGYDHLLFLFGVIFFLYRLKDVGLYVSLFALGHSVTLLLGVLTQISINAYIIDAIIGLSVVYKALDNIGAFQRWFGYQPNTKVATLLFGLIHGFGLATKILDYEISPDGLVTNLIAFNVGVEFGQLIALSLILILMGYWRKTASFWRFAYSTNVVMMSAGFLLMAYQITGLIVTS; translated from the coding sequence ATGATTCAAATGCTGTTATCTGGCTGTTCGTACAACATTTCTGTACGAAAATTAAGCCTGTGTCTGCTGTTTGCCTTTATTTTTATGTTCCTGCCAGATGCATTCGCCCATGGTGTTGCAGAAGGCGATAAAGGTTTTATTCAGGAAAGTAGTGGCGTCATGATCATTCCCTTTATCTACCTTGGCGCAAAGCACATGGTAACGGGCTATGACCATTTACTGTTTCTGTTTGGCGTTATTTTCTTTCTTTACCGGCTCAAGGATGTCGGGCTCTACGTTTCCCTCTTTGCCCTCGGGCATTCAGTCACGTTGCTGCTGGGCGTACTCACCCAAATCAGCATCAACGCCTATATCATCGATGCCATCATTGGACTGTCGGTCGTTTATAAGGCACTGGATAACATCGGGGCATTCCAGCGCTGGTTTGGTTATCAGCCGAATACCAAAGTGGCCACGCTGCTGTTCGGGCTGATCCACGGTTTTGGTCTGGCAACCAAAATTCTTGATTACGAAATATCTCCGGATGGTCTCGTCACCAACCTGATTGCGTTCAATGTTGGTGTCGAGTTCGGTCAGTTGATTGCGTTGAGCCTGATCCTCATTCTGATGGGATACTGGCGGAAAACCGCTTCATTCTGGCGATTTGCCTACTCAACCAACGTGGTCATGATGAGTGCTGGTTTTCTGCTCATGGCTTATCAAATTACCGGTCTGATTGTCACATCGTAA
- the uidB gene encoding glucuronide transporter: MNEVRPLTWRNVIGFGLGDVANNFAFAMGALFLLNYYTDVAGISAAAAGTMLAAVRIYDAVMDIVAGRVIDRTSTRWGRFRPFLLWGSLPLMLLSVAVFSVPASWDATDKLIYAYVTYALLGTAYSFVNIPYGSLATVMTQQPRERAMLGASRTIMAALTFSFLALVLGPVVRSVSGAELQTRLTQFTLILAVMGLGFYFFCFRSTREVVERDVERPALKESVGTLFSNQPLLILCLIALCVLIGYFSMSASAMYFARYVLGDPKQFVSIIVITSLFGTLVSAPLVPMMVGRIGKKKTFLFGLSMGVLGFLSLYFAPASSKIWIFFSLSVAAVGVMIPMTVMWALEADTVEYGEWKTGIRIEGLTYSFFSFTRKCGQALGGSIPAFLLAASGYIPNAAEQSAGALLSIQQGIALVPAIAFMLAFILMLFYPLTDQRHAELVQEIKDRRLRR, encoded by the coding sequence ATGAACGAGGTGCGTCCGTTAACCTGGAGAAACGTGATTGGTTTCGGTCTCGGTGATGTGGCGAATAACTTTGCGTTCGCAATGGGCGCATTGTTCCTGCTGAACTACTACACCGATGTCGCCGGGATCAGCGCCGCTGCCGCCGGCACCATGCTGGCCGCGGTACGTATCTACGATGCCGTCATGGATATCGTGGCCGGTCGTGTTATCGACCGCACATCAACTCGTTGGGGGCGTTTTCGCCCCTTTCTTCTATGGGGCTCCCTGCCACTGATGCTGCTGAGCGTCGCGGTGTTCTCGGTGCCGGCCAGCTGGGATGCGACCGACAAGCTGATCTATGCCTATGTCACCTACGCTTTGCTCGGTACCGCCTATTCCTTTGTCAATATTCCGTATGGTTCACTGGCCACCGTGATGACGCAGCAGCCGCGTGAGCGTGCCATGCTGGGCGCATCGCGGACCATCATGGCCGCACTGACCTTCTCGTTTCTGGCGCTGGTGCTGGGGCCGGTGGTGCGCAGTGTGTCTGGTGCCGAATTACAGACCCGGCTGACGCAATTCACGCTGATTCTGGCGGTGATGGGGCTGGGATTTTATTTCTTCTGTTTCCGTAGCACCCGCGAAGTAGTCGAACGCGATGTGGAACGTCCGGCGCTGAAAGAAAGCGTCGGCACCCTGTTCAGTAACCAGCCACTGCTGATCCTGTGTCTGATTGCGCTGTGTGTGCTGATTGGCTATTTTTCGATGAGTGCCTCGGCGATGTATTTCGCCCGCTATGTCCTCGGTGATCCGAAACAGTTCGTCAGTATTATCGTGATCACCAGTCTGTTCGGTACCTTGGTCTCGGCCCCGCTGGTGCCGATGATGGTGGGCCGGATTGGCAAGAAGAAGACCTTTCTGTTCGGGCTCAGCATGGGTGTGCTGGGCTTTCTGTCGCTGTATTTTGCGCCGGCCAGCAGCAAGATCTGGATCTTCTTCTCCCTGTCGGTAGCGGCGGTGGGGGTGATGATCCCGATGACGGTAATGTGGGCGCTGGAAGCCGATACCGTGGAATACGGGGAATGGAAAACCGGCATCCGTATCGAAGGGCTGACCTACTCCTTCTTCTCCTTTACCCGCAAATGCGGTCAGGCACTGGGCGGTTCGATCCCAGCGTTCCTGCTGGCGGCCAGTGGTTATATTCCGAATGCGGCGGAACAGAGTGCCGGTGCGTTACTCAGTATTCAGCAGGGCATTGCGCTGGTGCCGGCCATTGCCTTTATGCTGGCGTTTATTCTGATGCTGTTTTATCCGCTGACCGATCAACGCCATGCGGAACTGGTGCAGGAAATCAAAGATCGGCGTCTGCGCAGATAA
- the uidA gene encoding beta-glucuronidase — translation MLKPVENQFRERKSLNGLWQFAVDRAAEGRQQQWWLQPLPAAREIPVPASYNDIFPEAEIRDHVGDVWYQTETFIPAGWKDQRIVLRFDAATHRGTVWVNDVLVMDHQGGYTPFEADISAYVQAGKSCRLTVCVNNVLSWDTIPPGQVLTQPDGRLKQQYFHDFFNYAGLHRSVWLYATAKAHIQDVTVVTEYDGRDGVVDYSVVTTGTGSVSVRLTDAAGKEVASASGDSGRLNVGNATPWQPGKAYLYTLTVQFTGEQGTGDAYSLAVGIRSVKVEGKRFLINGEPFYFTGFGKHEDSDLRGKAHDDVMMVHDFELMNWIGANSFRTSHYPYAEEVLDYADRHGIVVINETAAVGLNMVIGKTLNPQVVEPKELYSEEGISNATQQAHLAAISELIARDKNHPCVVAWSITNEPDSSPDNAYAYFKPLVDETRRLDPSRPVTYASVMFVNAEKDKIAALFDVICLNRYFGWYTDAGDLKAAERMLEADLRAWEEKYGVPLIITEYGADTMNGLRSVVPSMWTEEFQIEFLNMYHRVFDRVEAVVGEQVWNFADFATSQGIIRVGGNKKGIFTRDRRPKSSAYALRKRWTAMSATHKKDLFGG, via the coding sequence GTGCTGAAGCCTGTAGAGAATCAGTTCCGGGAGCGCAAATCACTGAACGGTTTGTGGCAATTTGCTGTTGATCGTGCGGCGGAAGGGCGTCAGCAACAGTGGTGGCTGCAACCATTGCCGGCGGCGCGGGAGATCCCGGTGCCTGCCAGCTATAACGACATTTTTCCGGAAGCCGAAATCCGCGATCACGTCGGTGATGTCTGGTATCAGACCGAAACCTTTATTCCGGCCGGCTGGAAAGATCAGCGCATTGTGCTGCGCTTTGATGCCGCTACCCATCGTGGCACCGTGTGGGTGAACGATGTGCTGGTGATGGATCATCAGGGTGGTTATACCCCGTTTGAAGCGGATATCAGCGCCTATGTACAGGCCGGTAAATCCTGCCGTCTGACCGTCTGCGTCAACAACGTACTGAGCTGGGACACCATCCCGCCGGGACAGGTGCTGACACAGCCGGATGGCCGTCTGAAACAGCAGTATTTCCATGATTTCTTTAACTATGCCGGTCTGCACCGTTCCGTCTGGTTATATGCCACGGCGAAAGCCCACATCCAGGACGTTACCGTGGTCACCGAATACGATGGCCGTGACGGGGTAGTGGACTATTCGGTGGTAACCACCGGTACCGGTTCGGTCAGCGTGCGTTTGACCGACGCGGCCGGCAAAGAAGTTGCTTCCGCGAGCGGCGACAGCGGCCGTCTGAATGTCGGGAATGCAACCCCGTGGCAGCCGGGCAAAGCCTATCTGTACACCCTGACGGTCCAGTTCACCGGTGAACAGGGTACCGGCGATGCCTATTCACTGGCGGTGGGTATCCGTTCTGTGAAGGTGGAAGGTAAACGCTTCCTGATCAACGGCGAGCCGTTCTATTTCACCGGGTTCGGTAAACACGAGGACAGCGACCTGCGCGGTAAAGCGCATGACGACGTGATGATGGTGCATGATTTCGAGCTGATGAACTGGATCGGCGCCAACTCGTTCCGTACCTCGCATTATCCGTATGCCGAAGAGGTGCTCGACTATGCGGATCGTCACGGCATCGTGGTGATCAACGAAACTGCCGCCGTGGGCCTGAACATGGTGATCGGCAAGACCCTGAATCCGCAGGTGGTGGAACCGAAAGAGCTGTATTCGGAAGAAGGGATCTCCAACGCGACCCAACAGGCGCATCTGGCCGCGATCAGCGAACTGATTGCCCGCGATAAAAACCATCCGTGTGTGGTGGCGTGGAGTATCACCAACGAACCTGACAGCAGCCCGGACAACGCCTATGCTTACTTTAAGCCGCTGGTGGATGAGACCCGCCGTCTGGATCCGAGCCGTCCGGTGACCTATGCCAGCGTGATGTTCGTGAATGCGGAAAAAGACAAGATCGCGGCGCTGTTTGATGTGATCTGTCTGAACCGTTATTTCGGCTGGTACACCGATGCCGGTGATCTGAAAGCAGCGGAACGCATGCTGGAAGCCGATCTGCGAGCCTGGGAAGAAAAATACGGCGTACCGCTGATCATCACCGAATACGGTGCAGATACCATGAATGGCCTGCGCTCTGTGGTGCCGTCCATGTGGACCGAGGAATTCCAGATCGAGTTCCTCAATATGTATCACCGGGTATTTGATCGTGTGGAAGCGGTGGTAGGTGAGCAGGTATGGAACTTTGCTGACTTTGCGACCTCACAAGGCATCATTCGTGTCGGTGGCAACAAGAAAGGGATCTTCACCCGTGATCGTCGTCCGAAATCCAGTGCCTATGCGTTGCGTAAACGCTGGACCGCGATGTCAGCGACACATAAGAAGGATCTCTTCGGAGGTTAA
- a CDS encoding LysR substrate-binding domain-containing protein, producing MDIRQLKYFIAVAEEQNFGRAAERLHRSQPPLTRQIQTLEEELGVLLFRRTAKGVELTQAGETLQRDAMNILALVKQATERAQLAAKGQIGILDVGVYGSASLNTIPALLSIFSEKHPDVEIRLHNAHRSIQLEALRQRRVLIAFDRYRPEDTDLAVELVSQEPLIVAFKQNHPLAAKEIVSIEDLRNEPMSMPAALNTLTVNAALNLCRAHGFEPRLVNEATDVITGLVTLASSQHGVALIPASVATLQIPGLVFRPLKETREIFMELNCFYLKDEASPLLRELLQVVHEYRRENERMLRESISVQA from the coding sequence ATGGATATCCGGCAGCTGAAATACTTCATTGCAGTAGCAGAAGAACAGAATTTTGGCCGTGCTGCAGAGCGCCTGCACCGCTCGCAACCGCCGCTGACCCGCCAGATCCAGACGCTGGAAGAAGAGCTGGGTGTCCTGCTGTTCCGGCGTACCGCCAAGGGGGTGGAACTGACCCAGGCCGGCGAAACGCTGCAACGCGATGCGATGAATATTCTGGCACTGGTGAAACAGGCGACCGAGCGGGCACAGCTTGCCGCGAAAGGACAAATCGGCATTCTTGATGTCGGGGTCTATGGCTCGGCCTCGCTGAATACCATCCCCGCACTGCTGTCGATCTTTTCCGAAAAACATCCGGATGTGGAGATCCGCCTGCATAACGCGCACCGTTCGATTCAGCTCGAGGCGTTACGCCAGCGGCGTGTCCTGATCGCGTTCGATCGCTACCGGCCGGAAGATACCGACCTGGCGGTCGAACTGGTCTCGCAGGAGCCGCTGATCGTTGCCTTTAAACAGAATCATCCGCTGGCGGCAAAAGAAATTGTTTCGATAGAAGATCTGAGAAATGAACCAATGTCGATGCCGGCTGCGCTGAACACCCTGACCGTGAATGCCGCGCTCAACCTCTGCCGGGCACATGGCTTTGAACCCCGGCTGGTGAACGAAGCAACCGATGTCATTACCGGACTGGTCACCCTCGCCAGCAGTCAGCATGGCGTGGCACTCATTCCGGCATCCGTAGCCACCCTGCAGATCCCGGGGCTGGTGTTCCGTCCGCTGAAAGAGACCCGCGAAATCTTTATGGAACTGAACTGCTTCTATCTGAAAGATGAAGCATCCCCGCTGCTGCGCGAACTGCTGCAGGTGGTGCACGAGTATCGCCGGGAGAATGAACGGATGTTGCGGGAGAGTATTTCAGTTCAGGCATGA